The Telopea speciosissima isolate NSW1024214 ecotype Mountain lineage chromosome 11, Tspe_v1, whole genome shotgun sequence genome includes the window ggacagataattttttccctattttttacATCCCCTCTCATTTCACACCCTCACTGCAACATACAACGATATCGGACTAAGATCAAGTAGACCAATAGGTATCAGTTTAAGGTTGACTTTTGTAGGATGATTATCTTATTGGTTAAGTATTGACCTGGCCCAGTATatgtaaaaaatagaaaaaatcgaTTAAAACCGGGCCAAATCGACTATTTGACATCCCACAATCCAcctatccatatatatatattaaattatACAATTAATTAATAGTTAAACTTTTCTTTAACTTTGATTAAGTTTCTAATTCCTTCCTTAGACCACTCGAACATTCTCTCTCTAAGTACTCTTTCCATGGTTTCCCTTTTATCCTTTCCTTCACCCTCCCTATAATTCTATAAAGGGTTCTCTAACACTTCAAACTTCATGAGATAATAAACCAAGAAACACACCCATCAAGGTTAATACTTAAAGCACTTTGGGGGAAAAGAATGTTATAAAATATGAAATCAATCCCCAAAATCCCTACTCTCCTTCTCTATTTatcaggggaaaaaaaacaaaatttggtGAATAATTCTGAAGATAATTGTTAAAATCAAAATACCAAGAACCGTTAATTTCTGCTTCAAGAAGCCAACCGAAAGCAAGGCAAGGTTGATTTGCATGTTTTAAGGCAtagagctcctctccagggagctcaacACCCAGAGAGTACCCgaggggcatccaacggttgtgtCACACACATCCTGATGGCTGATTGGTACGCGCCAGGATGTGTGCCAGGATGTGTGCAATACAACACAACCGTTGGGTGCCCCCTAGGCACTCCTTGGGCGTTGAGCTCCCTGAAAAGGAGTTGGATCCCATTTTAACTCTTATTTCTATGAAGAACTGACTTTCCCTTGATTTTTCCTTCACCCGCTATTCGTTTATGGTTTCAAATGCTTGGATGCGAGTGCGACCATGAACAGTACctgatgaaccacaaatcatcccaacCTATCAGAAGATACCACGTGTCCTGGAACAGCGAGAGATCACCCGGACACCAACAACATGAGATCCACTGGGGGATCACCCACACTTGGGCGTCATCCCCCTTGGGCCAATGTTGACTTGTACATCCTTCCCCCTCAGGCCTTATCCACTGAAGAGTTGGGTCCTCGACAGGGTACAAGTACGAGCTGGACTACATGACCACCACGTCGCCAACAAGATACACACCACCACGAAGGCTCCGGGCCCTCACCTACCACTTGCGTAACCtagatggactcaagcaccaggGACCCTATCTACCACATAGAAGGATCTATCCGTtaagaaggacaaccctactgggacactaagtctcacgggaagacaaccaatcagggAGGAGCCTTGCTACTCAAGAACTCTATCCACTCCATGGTTCACTCTTCCATCTACGAAGAAGAAtccacatcaactagggactctccactccgccatgCACCGCTATAAAAGAGgaggtatctcacaccctcaatctatcttgaataatctctattcatctgtttgctcaggagatctcacTTTGACATCGGAGAACCCTAGGTCGGAACCAACCGGTTCTCTCTAGTGACcccctggtccttttgcaggtgacggcactcgtaggaccgctcaacgatttcttgacgcaacagtacCAATGATATTTCAGGTAtttttaagggtattttagacatTTGTATATAGGAAAGGTCATTATGGCATCATGTAATAAGAATTTGTCACCATGGTGAAAAAGAAACTTTCACCTTCCATAAAAATCAGCTTGTTTTCTCCAATTTagatttggaagaaagaacgcAATCTGGGCGCCTACGAAATGACTGTCGCACTTCcatgaaaaagtaaaaaatccTATGGGTGCAGTGATCATTTTGCGCGCCCCTATGTCTCGGTACCGATGCAGCGCACTACATGCACCCAGGTagtattctctttctctttaggATTTTAGCAGGTTATTGAACCATTTTGCTCTAACATGGTTTGTTTGTAATCGGATTGCCCGGCCAGGTCCTCTTTCTGGTTCGACCAGCAAGTTTGAACCTCAACAAAAACTCTGGTTCTAGATCAGACGGTCTCCAACATTCAATCATGTATGACTTTTGACTTAGGCATCTGTTTTTTATTCACAGATCCACCgtacaaatttttttcctttttaaaacaAATGTACGAACGATACTGTGAGTTTTGGGAAAAGAGAAGTACTGTATTTATTTCTTTCACTTATATTAACAAAAGACCTCAACGTTTCTGTGCTGAACCAGAAGaacttccttcctcttcctctccccttaaacccattcacacAGATCACAATCCCCTCTTCAACACCCAGAAAAGAGAAAGCCCATTATCCTTCTAAAACCCTTCTATCGATTCCCAAATTCTAAGAATACCAAAGTTAGAGATGGCTGTGATGTCTGAGCAACACCCATCACCTGCCTTCGTAGAAACTGTGGATGAGATAATGAGAATCTACAAATCATTACCACGCAGACCCACCATTGATGAGGTTGAAGTAGCTAAATCTGTTCTCAAAACTGTAAATAGTGAAGAACAGATGAAGCTTGAGGAAATCTCCAGAGAACAGATTCCCCAAGATGTTCCAGAAGAGCTGTTTTCTCTGTTGCAGGAAGTGAAGAAGAACGCGATCATGTTGCAGAGTCATGAGGAAAGGAGAGAGGCTCGTTACTTGGTTGATCTGGACAAGATGTTTCGTACTATTGATGATCTCATTCAAAGAGCTTCTGGATTGGTTTCTGGAGATACCCAGAATAAAAAACCGTTTGATTTGGGAATTCCGGTTTCTGAAAGTGAAACAGTTGCTGTTATCAGGGATCAGAGCCTGATCAAGAAGAAGGAACCTGAAGGAGCTGAATCAAATGTCTCAAAGGCTGGATTCCTTGCAGGTCAGCATgtaatttttatcttctttctattttcttcttattatcAATGGTTCTGCTTGTTTCTGATTTCTTTCCCTCATTTATGCATTAGAGACATGATTTATGAAATTTCGCTTTCTAAGAAATGTGAAAGTGGGGAAAAGAGAAGTATTCGTAGAAGAGGGAGTTCAACTATATTGGTACTTAAAAGCCAGAAAAGTTCTGGTTTACATCTATTTATTTGATCAGTTTGAAATCAATTATTACCTTCTAACTTTGCAGATTTCTCTTAATAATgtcaaaagaattttttttttttttttttttttttaaatagttaCCTCTGCTTTCATTTACTTGCGGATAAGGTCAGTGATTCTTCAGTGGATTTGTCTGTTTTGTTACTCAAATGTACAAGTGAAGCTCAATTTAATTGCATCTGAACTAATTTTTGAAAGCCCTTTTAATGAATTGGGCAGCTTCTTTGAACCAACCTGAAATTGATCTAATTCTGTCTTGTTGGATGACTTAGTTTTACTTGCATTCCTAATCAACTATAGGATTTTAGGTCTAAATGTAatttggggtatttttatagGTGAAGGAGATACAGAGAAATTAAGTCTAATGAAGGTTGCAGGCTTAATTGAAACATCAGCTAAAACTGGAGTTGTAGTTCTTGACCTTGGAGGAAAGTTAATGGATCAGGTTGAATGGCTTCCAGTGTCAATTGGGAAGTTATTAGATGTGACTGAATTGAACTTATCTGAGAACAGAATCATGGCTCTTCCATCAAGCTTTGGTGGTCTCAAGGCATTGACAAAGCTTGATATCCACTCAAACCAACTGGTAAACCTTCCTGAATCATTTGGGGAACTTGTCAACCTGACTGACCTAGACTTACATGGAAACAGGTTAAGATCTCTACCAGCTTCTTTCGGGAACTTGACAAATCTTATTGTTCTTGATTTGAGTTCAAACAGCTTAACTGTATTGCCACCAACACTGGGAAATCTAACTCACTTGAAAATATTGAATGTGGAAACAAATGAACTCGAAGAACTCCCTTATACAATTGGGTCTTGTTCATCACTTGTGGAGCTAAGATTGGATTTCAATAAGCTAAAAGCACTTCCAGAAGCAATTGGGAAACTTGAATGCTTGGAGATTCTTACATTGCACTATAACAAAATCACAGGGTTACCTACAACTATTGGTAATCTTTCCAGTCTGAAGGAACTTGACATCAGCTTCAATGAAGTTTCAAATATACCTGAGAACTTGTGTTTTGCAACCAGACTTGTGAGGTTGAAAGTTGGGAATAACTTTGCAGATCTGACAGTTCTACCAAGGTCAATTGGCAATCTTGAAATGCTTGAAGAATTGGATATAAATAACAACCAGATTAGATTCCTACCAGAATCTTTCAGGTTCCTTTCAAAGTTAAGAGTTCTTCATGCAGAAGGGACACCATTAGAAGTGCCACCAAGACAAATTATTAAACTGGGGGCTCAGGTAATTCTCATTCTAACTTAGTTAAAAACTAAACTTATTTTGGGTTCTTCAAATCCTCAAAATTTTCTTGCTCATTTGTCAGGAAGTTGTTCAGTACATGGCTAATCTAGTTGCAATGAAGGATGTCAAGACTcagccaaagaagaagaaaagcatctGGTCATGGTTTTTCTCATTATTTCGGCGCTGACAAAAGAACCCACCAAGATCATGAAGGAAAGAAAGCTTGACTCTACAATTTCTGCAATTTTAATTTGTACAGTAGGAGATGTTTTTGTAAATTTCCTTGGAGTTGTGCTTCACATTAATGTCTTGAAAAACCCTGTTTAGAGTTTAATACCTGTAACTGTAATTTTACTTGGAGCAAGTTTCCCAGAGACTATGTATAGCTTATCAGATGTTCTTGTCTTATATTCTTTATAATTCAATATATGATTTCTATGGGGTTGTACTCATCTGTTTGAATGAATTGTATTGTTCTGGAACAAATGTCAGAGTAGAGCTGAAGGAAATAGAATAACTAGGAACACTGTGGTTCTGTTACTTTTGGCTTAATCTTGAGAGTTAAGACAAACAAGACAAGAAGAGTCCAAATTCCCACTAGATTGATCAATACCCCCAAGAATTTTCTATcctaaaaaacccaaaaagtccACCTGATTTGATGATTATGGTGACTATTCTAATGGAGACCGCATTCTCAGG containing:
- the LOC122646442 gene encoding plant intracellular Ras-group-related LRR protein 5-like isoform X2, which translates into the protein MAVMSEQHPSPAFVETVDEIMRIYKSLPRRPTIDEVEVAKSVLKTVNSEEQMKLEEISREQIPQDVPEELFSLLQEVKKNAIMLQSHEERREARYLVDLDKMFRTIDDLIQRASGLVSGDTQNKKPFDLGIPVSESETVAVIRDQSLIKKKEPEGAESNVSKAGFLAGEGDTEKLSLMKVAGLIETSAKTGVVVLDLGGKLMDQVEWLPVSIGKLLDVTELNLSENRIMALPSSFGGLKALTKLDIHSNQLVNLPESFGELVNLTDLDLHGNRLRSLPASFGNLTNLIVLDLSSNSLTVLPPTLGNLTHLKILNVETNELEELPYTIGSCSSLVELRLDFNKLKALPEAIGKLECLEILTLHYNKITGLPTTIGNLSSLKELDISFNEVSNIPENLCFATRLVRLKVGNNFADLTVLPRSIGNLEMLEELDINNNQIRFLPESFRFLSKLRVLHAEGTPLEVRKASGHGFSHYFGADKRTHQDHEGKKA
- the LOC122646442 gene encoding plant intracellular Ras-group-related LRR protein 5-like isoform X1; protein product: MAVMSEQHPSPAFVETVDEIMRIYKSLPRRPTIDEVEVAKSVLKTVNSEEQMKLEEISREQIPQDVPEELFSLLQEVKKNAIMLQSHEERREARYLVDLDKMFRTIDDLIQRASGLVSGDTQNKKPFDLGIPVSESETVAVIRDQSLIKKKEPEGAESNVSKAGFLAGEGDTEKLSLMKVAGLIETSAKTGVVVLDLGGKLMDQVEWLPVSIGKLLDVTELNLSENRIMALPSSFGGLKALTKLDIHSNQLVNLPESFGELVNLTDLDLHGNRLRSLPASFGNLTNLIVLDLSSNSLTVLPPTLGNLTHLKILNVETNELEELPYTIGSCSSLVELRLDFNKLKALPEAIGKLECLEILTLHYNKITGLPTTIGNLSSLKELDISFNEVSNIPENLCFATRLVRLKVGNNFADLTVLPRSIGNLEMLEELDINNNQIRFLPESFRFLSKLRVLHAEGTPLEVPPRQIIKLGAQEVVQYMANLVAMKDVKTQPKKKKSIWSWFFSLFRR